GCGGACAGAAGCAGCGCATCTCCATCGCCCGGATCTTCCTGAAGGACCCGCCGGTGCTGATTCTGGACGAGGCCACCTCCGCCCTGGACAGCGTGACGGAGGCCAAGCTCCAGGAGACCTTTGAGAAGCTGGCCCACGGCCGCACCACCATCATCATTGCCCACCGGCTTTCCACCGTCCGCAATGCGGACCGGATCGCCGTCATTGAGGACGGCCGCATCACGGAGCTGGGCAGCCACGACCAGCTGATGGCGAAAAATGGCGCTTATGCGGAGCTGGTGCGGACGCAGGAGCTGATCGGCCATGGAAAAGAGTAAGTTGCTGGACCGCTGCGGGGCCGAGGGGGAGGACCGGCTGCTGCTGGCCAAGGTCCTGGACCGGGCTGCCCAGGCGGAGGAGCGCAATATTCCCGCCTGTACGGACTTTCTCTCCCCACAGCAGCAGATGATGGCCGGGGACCTGCTGCGTCTTGCGGGCATCCCGGAGACCGCTTGGCTCCGTCAGGGAGGCTACCAGGGAGCGGAGCGGAACATCCTGCTTTTCCTGCCGGACTGGATGGAGCCGGAGACGGCGGAGCCCCCGCTCCGATGTCTGCGGGGGGCCTTCCGGCCGGACGACCGGCTGAACCACCGGGACATCCTGGGCAGCCTCATGGGTATGGGCATCGTCCGGGAGAAGGTAGGGGACATTCTGGTGTCCCCGGAGAGTGCGGACCTGATCGTGCTGGACACGGTGGCGGATTTCCTGCTCTCCAGCTGGAACAGCGCCGGCCGGGCGAAGCTGACGGTGACGGAGATCCCCGCCGCCCACCTCCACATCCCGGAGGTGCGGTGCGAGGAGGTGCGGGACACGGTCAGTTCCCTGCGGCTGGATGCGGTGTGTTCCACCGGTTTTCGGATGGCGAGAGGGAAGGCGGTGGATATGATCTCTTCCGGCCACGTCCAGGTGAACTGGCGGCCCTGTACGAAGGCGGACAAGCTGCTTACAGAGGGGGACACGGTCTCCGCCCGGGGATTTGGAAAATTTCAGTTGGCGGCGGTGGGCGGCGTCACGAAAAAGGGCCGCACCGCCATTGTGGTGAAGCGATATATTTGAGAGAGGAGGGTGCAGCGTGCTGGAATACGAGTTTGAAGAGGTATCCTGCGGCGAGGTCTACGGGTTTTACTTGCGGGAGACCGCTGCTCATCGGGAGGTCATCGTCCGCCGGGCGGCGGATGGCTGGCGATATGTGGGATGCATCCCCAAAAGCCAGCGCCGGCCTTACGGCTTTATCGAGAGCATCGACCTGGTATTCGAGCGCCAGCGGCCTGAGACCTGACAGGAGGAGCGAAACATGGAGCAAAAGCAGATCGACCGCATCAACGAGCTGGCCCGGAAGGCCAAGACACCGGAGGGCCTGACGGAGTGGGAGCGGATGGAGCAGGCGGCATTGCGGCGGGAGTACATCGACTCCGTGCTGGGGAACCTGAAGAGCCAGCTGGACCACACCTATGTGGTGGATGACCAGGGCAACAAGCGGAAACTGAAGCAGAAGGAGGACTGAGTGCCGTGGCCGGAAAGAAACAGAAGCAGGAAGGCGTTGGCGCTTGGATAGCCATCGTAATCCTCTTCGCCGTCGGCCTGTGGCCCATCGCCCTGGTGATGCTGCTGGTCAAACTCTTCGGAAACGACGGGCAGAAGCGGAGGCAGGCCCCGCCCCCGCTGCAGACGGCGGCGCCGGAGCCGGCGGCCGCCGCATCCGCCGGGACTGCCGGCAGGACCAAAAAGGCCGTGCGCAGCGCCATGAAGTCCCCGGCGGTGAAGAAGTCTAACGCCAAGTGGCTGAAGATCATTGGCGCGGTGCTGGCGGTCTGCGGCCTGGCGGCCTGCTGGTCCACCATCGAGATGATGATTTGGCTGGGCGGCGTGGAGCCTTGGTATATCGAAGAGCTGCTGTGGGCCTTAGCCATTGCTGCTGCCGGTGGGGCTATGTTCTGCAGCGGGGTCTCCATCGGCCGCAGTCTGAAGCGGTACAACAAGTATCTGGCCGTGGTTGGGAATTACGAGGCTATGGCAGTGGAACAGCTGTGCCGCACCCTGGGCTATTCCAGGGACCGGGTGGAGAAGGACCTGCAGAAGATGATCGATAAAGGCTACTTCGGGGATGAGGCGTATCTGAACATGGAGCTGGGGTATCTCTTCCGCAGCGGCCAGGCGGACGCGGACCTGAAACAGAAGCGCCGGCAGGAGGAGGCGGCCGCGGCGCCGCCCCCCAAGGAGACGGAGGAGGGCTGCTCCGGAATCCTGCGGAGGATCCGCCGGGCCAACGACGCCATCGCGGACCCGGGACTCTCTGCCAAGATCGACCGGCTGGAGACCATCACCGCCAAGATCTTCCGGGCGGTGGAGGAGGACCCGAAGAAGCGAGACCGGATCGATACCTTCCTGAACTACTACCTGCCTACTACCCAGAAGCTGTTGGACTCCTACGCGGAGTTTGAGGCTGCCGGGGTGGAGGGGGAGAACCTCCGCCAGGCCAAAGCCCGGATCGAGTCCACCATGGACCTGATTATCAAGGGCTTTGAGCACCAGCTGGACGAGCTGTACAAGGCCGACGCCATGGATGTGGACAGCGACATCCGGGTAATGGAGACCATGCTGGAGCGGGATACTGCCAGTGTGGAAAAGGACTTTGGCCTGGGAGAGTTCGCAGCGGAACAGAAGCCGGAAGAGACGGAATAAAAAGGGACCCGGCGCGGAAATCCGCGCCGGGTTTCTTTGCGTCGGGGACTTACTTGCCCCAAACGTCCGCTACCAGATTTTTGTACATCTCTACATAGAACAGGGAGTCCATGCCCAAGGTAACGCTGTCAAAGCCCTCGGCAAACCGCTGGCGGCTGGCTGCCGCACTGCCGGTAAAGATGATGGAGAGCTTGCCGCTGCGCTTGCAGGCCGCCTGGACCCGCAGGATGGCGTCATGGACCACCGGTGCGTTGAACTCGCCGGGGTGGCCCAGGGCAATGGACAGGTCAAAGGGCCCCACAAAGATGCCGTCTACACCGTCCATAGCGGTGATCTCCTCAATGTGCTCCAGGCAGCCCACAGTTTCGCACTGGGGCAGCAGCAGCGTCTCCCGGTTGCTGGTCTCCATATAGCCGGAAATGGAGACCGCATGGGCGGCGTGGCCCCAGCCGCCGTCCCGGGTGGGGCAGAAGCCCCGGTTCCCCAGAGGCGCGAACTTGGCATACCGGACCAGCTCCCGGACTTCCTCCACGGTCTCCACGCAGGGGACCACCACACCCTGGGCACCCACGTCCAGCAGCCGCAGCACTGCCGTGCGGGAGATCTCATTGGCCCGGGCCAGGGCCGTCAGGCCTGCGCCCTGGGCGGCGGCGATCTGGGCCGCAGCGGATTCGATCCCGGCGGGGGAGTGCTCCGTGTCCACGATCACATAGTCCAGTCCGGTATAACGCAGGCTCTCCACCGCCAGGGGGCTGCCGATGGCGGAGAAGGTTCCCAGGCTCTGGCGGCCCTGGTGAAATTTTTCTAAAACAGTATTTTCCATAGCATCCGATCCTCCTGAAAATCATTGATTCTATTATACCCCCCGGAGGATGCCTGTCAATTCCGGAGTAGCGGGCAAAACCCTCCAAAAATCATGCCAAAAACAGCAAAAGGGTTGGCCCAAAGGCCAACCCCTTCGTACTGATATGGAGAGTGCGGAAGGACTGCTTACAGCTCGCAGAGCTTGAGGAGCTCCTCCCAGTTTTTGTCCACTTCCTTCTGGACCTCTTCGATCATCCACTCGTTGCCGGGCTTGAACATGTGGGCAAAGCGGCCCTGCATCTTCAGGTACTCCTCCACCGGCAGCTTGTTCTTGGGCTTGTAGCTGAGGATGTATTTGCCCTCAACCAC
This DNA window, taken from Dysosmobacter welbionis, encodes the following:
- a CDS encoding DUF896 domain-containing protein yields the protein MEQKQIDRINELARKAKTPEGLTEWERMEQAALRREYIDSVLGNLKSQLDHTYVVDDQGNKRKLKQKED
- a CDS encoding HpcH/HpaI aldolase family protein, with the translated sequence MENTVLEKFHQGRQSLGTFSAIGSPLAVESLRYTGLDYVIVDTEHSPAGIESAAAQIAAAQGAGLTALARANEISRTAVLRLLDVGAQGVVVPCVETVEEVRELVRYAKFAPLGNRGFCPTRDGGWGHAAHAVSISGYMETSNRETLLLPQCETVGCLEHIEEITAMDGVDGIFVGPFDLSIALGHPGEFNAPVVHDAILRVQAACKRSGKLSIIFTGSAAASRQRFAEGFDSVTLGMDSLFYVEMYKNLVADVWGK
- a CDS encoding DUF4177 domain-containing protein; translated protein: MLEYEFEEVSCGEVYGFYLRETAAHREVIVRRAADGWRYVGCIPKSQRRPYGFIESIDLVFERQRPET
- a CDS encoding RNA-binding protein, which gives rise to MEKSKLLDRCGAEGEDRLLLAKVLDRAAQAEERNIPACTDFLSPQQQMMAGDLLRLAGIPETAWLRQGGYQGAERNILLFLPDWMEPETAEPPLRCLRGAFRPDDRLNHRDILGSLMGMGIVREKVGDILVSPESADLIVLDTVADFLLSSWNSAGRAKLTVTEIPAAHLHIPEVRCEEVRDTVSSLRLDAVCSTGFRMARGKAVDMISSGHVQVNWRPCTKADKLLTEGDTVSARGFGKFQLAAVGGVTKKGRTAIVVKRYI
- a CDS encoding 5-bromo-4-chloroindolyl phosphate hydrolysis family protein — protein: MAGKKQKQEGVGAWIAIVILFAVGLWPIALVMLLVKLFGNDGQKRRQAPPPLQTAAPEPAAAASAGTAGRTKKAVRSAMKSPAVKKSNAKWLKIIGAVLAVCGLAACWSTIEMMIWLGGVEPWYIEELLWALAIAAAGGAMFCSGVSIGRSLKRYNKYLAVVGNYEAMAVEQLCRTLGYSRDRVEKDLQKMIDKGYFGDEAYLNMELGYLFRSGQADADLKQKRRQEEAAAAPPPKETEEGCSGILRRIRRANDAIADPGLSAKIDRLETITAKIFRAVEEDPKKRDRIDTFLNYYLPTTQKLLDSYAEFEAAGVEGENLRQAKARIESTMDLIIKGFEHQLDELYKADAMDVDSDIRVMETMLERDTASVEKDFGLGEFAAEQKPEETE